The DNA sequence GCGTTGCAGAACATGCCGCTGCTGTTCCGCGACTGGGCCGAGGTCGACTACGTGCGCGAGAAGATGCGCCCGGCGATGGAAAAGCGCTTCCTCGACAAGGGCTTCGTCGTGCTGGCGTGGGGGGACGCGGGCTGGGTGCGCTTCTTCTCGCGGGAGGCGGCGATCCGCCCGGACGACTACAAGCGCATGAAGTTCTTCGCCTGGGGCGCCGAGCCGGAGCAGCAGGCCATCATGAAAAGCCTGGGCTACACCCCGGTGCCCCTGGAAACCAGCGACATCCTGCCCGCGATCCAGACCGGCATGATCGACGTCGTGCCCTCGACGCCCTACTTCGCGCTGGCCAGCCAGGTCTACGACACCGCTCGCCACATGCTGGAGATCAACTGGGCGCCCATCGTCGGCGCGCTGGTGTTCACCGCGAAAGCCTGGGACGACATGGCACCCGCCCAGCAGGCTGCGATGCGCGCCGCGGGCGAGAAGGCCGGTGCCGCGCTGCGGGTGCAGGCCCGCCAGGAAGTGGTGGACGCCGCCGCGGCGATGGCCAAGCGCGGGCTGACCATCCACCGCCCCACCGCCGAGCAGATGAAGGAATGGCAGGCGCTGGCGGACAAGCTCTACCCGCGCATCCGCGGCACCATGGTGCCGGCCGACACCTTCGACGAGGTGATGGCCCACCTCAAGGCCTACCGCGCCAACCCGACCCGCCCGTGAG is a window from the Sphaerotilus montanus genome containing:
- a CDS encoding TRAP transporter substrate-binding protein, whose product is MTPDSRLRRHCLLTPLALAGLFATPTLHAAPRSLRLGTVAPKNSLYHRQLVELAELWRTGQGDGAKALVYADGSQGGEAEMARRMRIGQLQGALLSVVGLREIEPSIAALQNMPLLFRDWAEVDYVREKMRPAMEKRFLDKGFVVLAWGDAGWVRFFSREAAIRPDDYKRMKFFAWGAEPEQQAIMKSLGYTPVPLETSDILPAIQTGMIDVVPSTPYFALASQVYDTARHMLEINWAPIVGALVFTAKAWDDMAPAQQAAMRAAGEKAGAALRVQARQEVVDAAAAMAKRGLTIHRPTAEQMKEWQALADKLYPRIRGTMVPADTFDEVMAHLKAYRANPTRP